In Streptomyces sp. DG2A-72, one genomic interval encodes:
- a CDS encoding bifunctional 2-polyprenyl-6-hydroxyphenol methylase/3-demethylubiquinol 3-O-methyltransferase UbiG, with protein sequence MLAQASPWHAHALQRTAAGLAEPLSVPARMEWTTKPGQGPSSEILGSDLRGKRLLELGCGPGHNAAHLATRHGAHVTGDDLVGLQVCRARSHYGRLNNLTFVAGHALHYLHASDEQFDAIYSVFGAVGLVAPELLLPAIAQHLTPGRVLAFSVPHPQRGGRSPSGDDRPRRDYVTLPDRTRLPIARWEFCTDRWEKHLGRAGFWLTSAQEFHDPRMGHWPTTLLIRARRL encoded by the coding sequence GTGCTCGCCCAGGCATCCCCATGGCACGCCCACGCCCTCCAGCGCACCGCCGCCGGACTCGCCGAACCCCTCTCCGTTCCCGCCCGGATGGAATGGACCACGAAACCCGGCCAAGGGCCCAGCTCCGAGATCCTCGGTTCCGACCTGCGCGGCAAGCGACTCCTGGAACTCGGATGCGGCCCCGGCCACAACGCCGCCCACCTCGCCACCCGCCACGGCGCTCACGTCACCGGCGACGACTTGGTCGGCCTCCAGGTCTGCCGCGCCCGCTCCCACTACGGACGGCTGAACAACCTCACCTTCGTTGCCGGGCACGCCCTGCACTACTTGCACGCCTCCGACGAGCAGTTCGACGCGATCTACTCCGTCTTCGGTGCCGTAGGGCTCGTCGCTCCTGAGCTCCTGCTGCCGGCCATCGCCCAACATCTCACGCCCGGCCGGGTGCTCGCCTTCTCCGTCCCTCACCCGCAGCGTGGCGGCCGCAGCCCGTCCGGTGACGACCGGCCCCGCCGCGATTACGTCACCCTCCCCGACCGCACCCGGCTCCCCATCGCCCGCTGGGAGTTCTGCACGGACCGGTGGGAGAAGCACCTTGGCCGGGCGGGTTTCTGGCTCACCTCGGCACAGGAGTTCCACGACCCCCGCATGGGCCACTGGCCCACCACCTTGCTGATCCGCGCTCGCAGGCTCTGA
- a CDS encoding phosphotransferase family protein, with protein MTTNPSAELLDNLLTVAGLTTAVREEVRVWSMSGVERVTFADGSTAIFKYAKKPFDSEDQALRLAHTLGVPVPQVHASAVLDGWLGMLMEDLGPSAREADDLDGVAAAVVLHGTRTAPPLTVLDQERLRTLPARALEHLERLRKADRWQDADDVEDALDRIAQAAEARSAGATLAPFGWVHSEFHPTSLHIGERGWRLLDFARAFTGPGLLDLASWHGTIEPPHPVRLRVFLEQYVTAGGTPDALAPRGGLTAENWALGWHRMWAVEWFMEQSTRWINDPATDPAYIKAVRRHLTDVLHLLGI; from the coding sequence GTGACCACGAACCCCAGCGCCGAACTCCTCGACAACCTGCTCACCGTGGCTGGCCTGACCACCGCCGTACGGGAGGAGGTGCGCGTGTGGTCCATGTCCGGCGTCGAGCGCGTGACCTTCGCCGACGGCTCCACGGCCATCTTCAAGTACGCCAAGAAGCCCTTCGACAGCGAGGACCAGGCCCTACGCCTGGCCCACACCCTCGGCGTGCCCGTCCCCCAAGTCCACGCCTCCGCCGTCCTGGACGGCTGGCTCGGCATGCTCATGGAGGACCTCGGACCGTCCGCCCGCGAGGCCGACGACCTCGACGGCGTCGCCGCGGCCGTGGTCCTGCACGGCACCCGCACGGCTCCGCCCTTGACCGTCCTCGACCAGGAGCGGCTGCGCACGCTGCCCGCCCGGGCGCTGGAGCATTTGGAACGGCTGCGCAAGGCTGACCGGTGGCAGGACGCCGACGACGTCGAGGACGCGCTCGACCGTATCGCCCAGGCCGCCGAGGCCCGCTCGGCCGGAGCAACGCTGGCACCGTTCGGATGGGTGCACTCCGAGTTCCACCCCACCAGCCTCCACATCGGGGAGCGCGGCTGGCGGCTGCTCGACTTCGCCCGCGCCTTCACCGGCCCCGGCCTGCTCGACCTCGCCAGCTGGCACGGCACCATCGAGCCCCCGCACCCTGTGCGCCTGCGTGTCTTCCTGGAGCAGTACGTCACCGCTGGCGGCACCCCTGACGCCCTCGCCCCGCGCGGCGGGCTCACCGCCGAGAACTGGGCCCTGGGCTGGCACCGCATGTGGGCCGTCGAGTGGTTCATGGAACAGTCCACCCGCTGGATCAATGACCCGGCCACCGACCCCGCCTACATCAAGGCCGTACGCCGCCACCTCACTGACGTCCTCCACCTCCTGGGGATCTGA
- a CDS encoding HAD domain-containing protein, with amino-acid sequence MRPPFLLLDIDGVLIPFPDADGSTPATHARHDVIPTGRSADNPVTVWLDPAHGPMLMDVTSTGLVTPVWCTSWRQDAATLIGPLLSLSDLPYVDLPRPQITTSHPNGYLWKRDHVDAWLADAPAVWIDDDFTGLDHAWAAERTAKGTATLLIQPDPHLGLQPEHLTEVTTWAS; translated from the coding sequence ATGCGCCCGCCCTTCCTGCTCCTCGACATCGACGGCGTACTCATACCCTTCCCCGATGCGGACGGCTCGACCCCGGCCACCCACGCCCGCCACGACGTCATCCCCACCGGCCGGAGCGCCGACAACCCCGTCACCGTCTGGCTCGACCCCGCCCACGGCCCCATGCTCATGGACGTGACCAGTACGGGTCTCGTCACGCCGGTCTGGTGCACCAGCTGGCGCCAGGACGCCGCCACCCTCATCGGCCCCCTCCTGAGCCTCTCAGACCTGCCGTACGTCGACCTGCCGCGCCCTCAGATCACCACCAGCCACCCCAACGGCTACCTCTGGAAGCGCGACCACGTCGACGCCTGGCTGGCAGACGCCCCCGCCGTCTGGATCGACGACGACTTCACCGGTCTCGACCACGCCTGGGCGGCGGAGCGCACGGCCAAGGGAACGGCGACCCTCCTCATTCAGCCTGACCCACACCTCGGGCTGCAGCCCGAGCACCTGACCGAGGTCACGACGTGGGCCTCGTAG
- a CDS encoding mobilization protein — protein MVPDVSTGSDTRGLIVYLFGPGRRDEHTDPHIVAAWDMAGAPDPGRDPAATYSQLAKRLDTHVDLRTRELGGKKPPQHVWHCPVRTAPGDRYLTDTDWAEVARRIVHAAGIAPEGDEKACRWIAVRHADDHIHIMAITVRADGRRPRTHRDGQRAQAECRKIEAEFGLRRLKSGDLTAPRTPTGAERAKAERQGQTVTARQRLREQAYAVAATVRNEADYFTVLQSLGIKVKTRLGPETGDVIGYSLAAPGDTNAAGEPVWYGGSKLAPDLSINRLRERLPDQEVADRPRYVADPSEPWRHTTTEVQTARTVLDSGDDAAAQGYLAAFGDALYNIASATTSPHRAELWAAAMAFNRARRSATRADHEAATALRKAAKELAYASSEPGGLAIALLFATVHLARAAAKWHEQRGHEQQAAAAKEAFRHLQAGYQRAAAPVLADLARRAPRAATARRFEQDVRAALPDHADRILADPAWAALTTTLAHAETAGHKPRRLLAEVGAQRELDSAEHPAEVLNWRITAQPNRRTQAARRRSTISGTSSMSATPHPPATSVATRPEERSRHR, from the coding sequence ATGGTTCCTGACGTCTCCACCGGCTCCGACACCCGCGGGCTGATCGTCTACCTCTTCGGCCCCGGCCGCCGTGACGAACACACCGACCCTCATATCGTCGCCGCCTGGGACATGGCCGGCGCCCCCGACCCCGGCCGCGACCCGGCAGCCACCTACTCCCAGCTCGCCAAGCGCCTCGACACCCACGTCGACCTGCGCACCCGCGAGCTGGGCGGCAAGAAACCACCTCAGCACGTCTGGCACTGCCCGGTCCGTACCGCGCCCGGCGACCGCTACCTCACCGACACCGATTGGGCCGAGGTCGCCCGCCGCATCGTTCACGCCGCCGGCATCGCCCCCGAAGGCGACGAGAAGGCATGCCGGTGGATCGCTGTGCGCCACGCCGACGACCACATCCACATCATGGCCATCACCGTCCGCGCCGACGGACGCCGCCCCCGCACCCACCGCGACGGCCAGCGGGCCCAAGCCGAGTGCCGCAAGATCGAGGCCGAGTTCGGCCTGCGCCGCCTGAAGTCCGGTGACCTCACCGCGCCCCGCACCCCCACAGGCGCCGAACGCGCCAAGGCCGAGCGCCAGGGCCAGACGGTCACGGCACGGCAGCGGCTGCGCGAGCAGGCGTACGCGGTCGCCGCCACCGTACGCAACGAGGCCGACTACTTCACCGTGCTGCAGTCCCTCGGCATCAAGGTCAAGACGCGCCTCGGCCCTGAGACCGGTGACGTGATCGGCTACAGCCTCGCCGCGCCTGGCGACACCAACGCGGCTGGCGAACCCGTCTGGTACGGCGGCTCGAAGCTCGCCCCCGATCTCTCCATCAACCGCCTACGCGAACGCCTTCCCGACCAGGAGGTGGCCGACCGCCCCCGGTATGTGGCGGACCCCTCCGAGCCATGGCGTCACACCACCACCGAAGTACAAACGGCACGCACCGTCCTCGACTCTGGTGACGATGCCGCCGCCCAGGGCTACCTGGCCGCCTTCGGCGATGCCCTGTACAACATCGCCAGCGCCACGACCAGCCCACACCGGGCGGAACTGTGGGCGGCGGCGATGGCGTTCAACCGCGCCCGCCGCTCCGCCACCCGCGCCGACCACGAGGCTGCCACCGCCCTACGCAAGGCCGCCAAGGAACTCGCCTACGCCTCCAGCGAGCCGGGTGGGCTCGCCATCGCCCTGCTCTTCGCCACAGTGCATCTGGCCCGGGCCGCCGCCAAGTGGCACGAGCAGCGCGGCCACGAACAGCAGGCCGCTGCGGCCAAAGAAGCCTTCCGCCACCTTCAGGCGGGCTACCAGCGAGCCGCCGCACCCGTCTTGGCGGACCTGGCCCGCCGCGCACCGCGAGCTGCGACCGCCCGCCGCTTCGAGCAGGACGTACGTGCGGCCCTCCCCGACCATGCCGACCGGATCCTCGCCGACCCTGCTTGGGCCGCCCTGACCACAACCCTCGCCCACGCCGAGACTGCCGGCCACAAACCCCGACGTCTCTTGGCCGAGGTGGGCGCCCAGCGGGAGCTCGACAGCGCCGAGCACCCCGCCGAGGTCCTCAACTGGCGCATCACCGCTCAGCCGAACCGGCGGACGCAAGCGGCTCGCAGGCGAAGCACCATCAGCGGAACGTCGTCCATGTCCGCCACGCCACACCCTCCGGCCACATCAGTGGCTACGAGGCCCGAAGAGCGCAGTCGGCACCGCTGA